The sequence GCTGGACAGCACTTCACCGGTTTCTATTTCAAAGGGCGCTATGCCATGAAAGTGATGAGGATTTTTTTCCGCGAACTCATATCCTTTTCCTTTTTGAGTACAAATATGGATAAATACCGGACCTTTTATCATTTTTGCCCGTGAAAAAACCTTAATGAGTTCAGTAATATTATGACCGTCAATCGGTCCCAGATATTTAAACCCGAGCTCTTCAAAAATTATTCCGGGCATAAGCATGTATTTTATAGTACCTTTTGCCCTGTTTAGTGCTTTTGCAGCACTCTTACCTATTGCAGGTATTTTATTAAGAATTATGTCTATATCTTCCTTTACCTTGAAGTAAAAGGGTTCTGTCCTTATTCTGCTTAAGTATCTAGACATACCACCTACATTTTTAGAAATGGACATCTCATTATCGTTTAAAATAACAATAAGATTATTTGGAGATCTTCCAGCATCATTTAGTGCTTCAAAAGCCATACCTCCCGTAAGTGCCCCATCTCCAATTACTGCAATAACCGAGTAATCGTCCTTCTTTATGTCTCTTGCCTTCGCCATACCGAGTGCTGCTGATATTGACGTACTGCTATGCCCTGTATTAAAACAGTCATGATTACTTTCCATTGATTTTGGAAAGCCCGATATACCGTCCATCTGTCTCAATGTATCAAATCTGTCTTTTCTGCCTGTGATAATCTTATGGACATAAGACTGGTGTCCTACATCCCAAATCACTTTGTCCGAAGAAGTGTCAAAAATCTTATGTAATGCTATTGTCATCTCAACAATCCCTAAATTGGACGCAAGATGTCCACCGGTCTTTGAAACCTTGTCCACCAAAAAATCTCTTATTTCTCCGGAAAGCTGCTCAAGCTGAGCTACGTCCATGTTTTTCACATCTTCAGGTAAGTTTATTTTTTCAAGCAATTTTTCTTCCTTACTTAGTTCCCTGCTCTTTTTTTGTCCCAATCAGCTTCATCCCACTTTCAAACTATTTGGCAACCTTTTTCCTTTTCTTTCTTTTCAAGAACTTGGGTAAATCTATTTTTAAAGATATAAGTTTTATTACCACTGCAACTTTGTATATTATATAGTTACTATTTGCTATAGCTATAGTCTTCCCGACGGCTTTTCCTCCAACAGTCAACGCAGCTACCAGCCCAGTTGTCACCAGACCTAACAGACTTGTCTCGGATGCATTGCCGTCT comes from Clostridia bacterium and encodes:
- the dxs gene encoding 1-deoxy-D-xylulose-5-phosphate synthase — translated: MGQKKSRELSKEEKLLEKINLPEDVKNMDVAQLEQLSGEIRDFLVDKVSKTGGHLASNLGIVEMTIALHKIFDTSSDKVIWDVGHQSYVHKIITGRKDRFDTLRQMDGISGFPKSMESNHDCFNTGHSSTSISAALGMAKARDIKKDDYSVIAVIGDGALTGGMAFEALNDAGRSPNNLIVILNDNEMSISKNVGGMSRYLSRIRTEPFYFKVKEDIDIILNKIPAIGKSAAKALNRAKGTIKYMLMPGIIFEELGFKYLGPIDGHNITELIKVFSRAKMIKGPVFIHICTQKGKGYEFAEKNPHHFHGIAPFEIETGEVLSSGGPGYSDVFGKKLVELAEEDKGIAAITAAMTQGTGLDEFSKKFHNRFFDVGIAEQHAVTFAAGLAISGLKPVVAIYSSFLQRAYDQILHDVALQNLHVVFAIDRAGIVGEDGETHQGLYDLSFLSHIPNMTILAPCDYSEFRLMLEYAVSQHCGPVAIRYPRGKGQETLFNTEPIKAGKGVKIRDGNDITVIGIGNMVETASKVAFMLQKLGISSDVINARFVKPLDSKLIIDSAVKTKRMVIIEDNTVIGGFGSNVLEMLNQRGINIKTKIFGYPDIPIIHGSKSSLLKKFKLDPESLADEIVKLWGSNVNNNC